In Mucilaginibacter auburnensis, the genomic stretch TAGAAAAGGTAGAGTAGCTCTGGTTGACAAGAGTAAGTCACCAGCGTTGGACAGCTGTCCACAGCGAAGAGGCGTGTGTACCCGTGTATACACCACTACCCCTAAAAAACCAAACTCAGCAATGCGTAAAGTTGCGCGTGTACGTTTAACCAATGGTAAAGAAGTAAACGCTTACATCCCTGGTGAAGGTCACAACTTACAAGAGCACTCAATTGTGTTGATCCGTGGTGGTCGTGTAAAAGACTTACCTGGTGTGCGTTACCACATCATTCGTGGTGCTTTAGATACTTCTGGTGTTGCAGGTCGTAACCAGCGCCGTTCTAAATACGGTACTAAACGCCCTAAACCAGGACAAGCAGCTGCTGCTCCAACAAAAGGTAAAAAGAAATAATTAAAGGAGGATAGTAACAATGAGAAAGTCAAAACCAAAAAAGAGAATTATCCTTCCTGATCCAAGGTTCAACGATACTTTAGTAACAAGGTTTGTAAACAATATGATGTATGATGGTAAAAAATCTACCGCATACGGCATATTCTACAACGCTGTTGATATTGTTGAGAAAAAAACCAACGAAAGTGGTTTAGAAACCTGGAAAAAAGCTTTGAACAACGTAATGCCTGCTGTTGAAGTTAAAAGCCGCCGTGTAGGTGGTGCTAACTTCCAGGTACCTACAGAGGTTCGTGCAGAGCGTAAAATTGCTTTAGGCATGAAATGGTTAATTAGCTACGCACGTAAACGTGGCGAAAAAACCATGATGGAGAAATTAGCAGGCGAGATCATCTCGGCAGCTAAAGGTGAAGGTGCAGCAGTTAAGAAGAAAGAAGATACGCACAAAATGGCCGAGGCTAACAAAGCGTTCTCACACTTCCGTTTCTAAGATTAGATTACACCGATTTAATGATATGATTACACCGATATTGCTATGATTGCAAATCGGTGTAATTCAAAAAATAATCAGTGAAATCAAAATAAAAAAGACATGTCAAGAGATTTAAAATATACAAGAAACATTGGTATTGCTGCTCACATTGATGCAGGTAAAACCACCACTACTGAGCGTATATTATATTACGCTGGTGTGAGCCACAAAATAGGCGAGGTGCACGAAGGTGCAGCTACTATGGACTGGATGGCACAAGAGCAGGAGCGTGGTATTACCATTACATCAGCAGCTACTACCGTTAACTGGAAATACCGTGGCGATAACTACCACATGAACATTATTGATACACCGGGCCACGTGGATTTTACCGTAGAGGTAAACCGCTCGCTGCGTGTATTGGATGGTTTGGTGTTTTTATTCAGCGCGGTTGACGGTGTTGAGCCTCAATCAGAAACCAACTGGCGCTTAGCTAACAACTATAACGTACCACGTATTGGTTTCGTTAATAAAATGGACCGTAGCGGTGCCGATTTCCTTAACGTGGTAAAACAGGTTAAAGAAATGTTAGGTAGCACAGCTATCCCATTGCAGTTACCTATTGGTGCAGAAGACCAGTTTAAAGGTGTGGTTGATCTGATCAACTTCCGCGGTATTGTTTGGAACGAGCATGATAAAGGTATGACCTTTACCGAAGTGCCAATTCCTGACGATATGTTGGAAGAAGCTAACGAGTGGAGAGAGAAATTGCTTGAAGCGGTAGCTGATTTTGATGATTCGTTAATGGAGAAATTCTTTGACGATCCAACAACTATTACTGAGCGTGAAGTGTTAGACGCGTTGCGTCAGGCTACTTTAGCTGGTAAAATTGTACCTATGACCTGCGGATCTTCATTCAAGAACAAAGGTGTACAAACCATGCTTGACTATGTAATGGAGTTAATGCCTTCACCTTTAGATTCAAAAGGTGTTGTTGGTACTGACCCTGATACAGGTGCTGAAATATTAGTTAAACCGGATGTTAAAGAGCCGTTTGCAGCTTTAGCATTTAAAATTGCTACCGATCCATTCGTAGG encodes the following:
- the rpsL gene encoding 30S ribosomal protein S12, giving the protein MPTIQQLVRKGRVALVDKSKSPALDSCPQRRGVCTRVYTTTPKKPNSAMRKVARVRLTNGKEVNAYIPGEGHNLQEHSIVLIRGGRVKDLPGVRYHIIRGALDTSGVAGRNQRRSKYGTKRPKPGQAAAAPTKGKKK
- the rpsG gene encoding 30S ribosomal protein S7 is translated as MRKSKPKKRIILPDPRFNDTLVTRFVNNMMYDGKKSTAYGIFYNAVDIVEKKTNESGLETWKKALNNVMPAVEVKSRRVGGANFQVPTEVRAERKIALGMKWLISYARKRGEKTMMEKLAGEIISAAKGEGAAVKKKEDTHKMAEANKAFSHFRF